One window from the genome of Alosa alosa isolate M-15738 ecotype Scorff River chromosome 15, AALO_Geno_1.1, whole genome shotgun sequence encodes:
- the LOC125308558 gene encoding uncharacterized protein LOC125308558 has translation MIPYTDPDKGRYKDLRIHHSLDMWHGAKNLSKKIAASLWIGVLHHVCNNHNWETGSCQHDHLEDIQGKKWIERDSKSHKALVDIVLKRWQKEVHKYLRFRSTAHLESFQNHILMYARKRQAFTPRVYDSRVLLAALDYNFHRERPTYRTAEGQQVFRKKYNKNARRYSLYALKCEKSYGYIHELQARILKGRVTSGVGMPRKRTPRPDDPRRLGVVPRYLHHRHQSWYGHRSAEVWVSDKHLHAISAYYLCL, from the exons ATGATTCCTTACACAGACCCAGACAAAGGCAGATATAAGGATCTGAGAATTCACCACAGCCTGGACATGTGGCATGGTGCCAAAAATCTGTCCAAAAAGATTGCTGCT TCACTTTGGATTGGAGTTTTGCATCATGTTTGCAACAATCACAACTGGGAAACAGGAAGCTGCCAACACGATCACCTTGAAGACATTCAGGGTAAAAAATGGATTGAAAGAGATTCCAAGAGCCACAAAGCGCTAGTGGACATCGTCCTCAAACGCTGGCAGAAGGAGGTTCACAAGTATCTGCGCTTCAG ATCAACAGCACATCTTGAATCATTTCAGAATCATATTCTGATGTATGCCAGAAAGCGCCAGGCCTTCACTCCTCGAGTGTATGATTCAAGAGTTTTGCTCGCAGCACTGGACTACAATTTCCACCGTGAACGGCCAACATACAGGACGGCAGAGGGCCAACAAGT ttttCGGAAGAAGTACAACAAAAATGCAAGAAGATATAGCCTTTACGCCTTGAAGTGTGAGAAATCATATGGTTACATCCATGAGTTGCAAGCACGCATCTTGAAAGGGAGAGTCACAAGTGGAGTTGGAATGCCGCGAAAGAGGACCCCACGCCCGGATGACCCCAGGCGGCTTGGTGTTGTGCCCCGATACCTCCACCACCGACATCAGAGTTGGTACGGACACAGGTCAGCAGAGGTCTGGGTAAGTGACAAACATCTACATGCTATTTCAGCTTATTACCTTTGCCTCTAA